Proteins encoded in a region of the Isoalcanivorax pacificus W11-5 genome:
- a CDS encoding cytochrome c oxidase assembly protein → MSENLDQRHRGIIKKLVLTVAGMFVFAFAMVPLYNVLCEVTGLNGKTNSSAITHVPEGMEADEDRSVLVQFVTRNDPQMPWLFEPMERSVRVHPGEIKAVNFRVRNDTDRDMISQAIPSLVPGLAASHFKKTQCFCFDQQPLAAHSEQVMPMIFYIDPSIPKHVTTITLSYTLFDITDRVSGRAGEVAAR, encoded by the coding sequence ATGAGCGAAAATCTTGACCAGCGACACCGCGGGATCATCAAGAAACTGGTGCTGACCGTGGCAGGCATGTTCGTGTTCGCGTTCGCCATGGTGCCCTTGTACAACGTGTTGTGTGAAGTGACCGGCCTGAATGGCAAGACCAACAGCTCTGCCATCACGCATGTGCCGGAAGGAATGGAAGCGGACGAGGATCGTTCGGTGCTGGTGCAGTTTGTCACCCGTAACGACCCGCAGATGCCGTGGCTGTTTGAACCGATGGAACGTTCGGTGCGGGTGCATCCCGGCGAGATCAAGGCCGTGAATTTCCGCGTCCGCAACGACACCGACCGGGACATGATCAGCCAGGCCATTCCGTCGCTGGTGCCAGGCCTGGCCGCCAGCCATTTCAAGAAGACACAATGCTTCTGTTTCGACCAGCAGCCGCTGGCGGCACACAGCGAACAGGTGATGCCGATGATCTTCTACATTGATCCGTCGATCCCGAAGCATGTCACCACGATCACGTTGTCCTACACCCTATTCGACATCACTGACCGCGTGAGCGGCAGGGCTGGCGAGGTTGCCGCTCGCTGA
- a CDS encoding cytochrome c oxidase subunit 3: MAEKTTQYYVPESSPWPLMGSIGLLLMAIGGANFIQQNTDKVQNDGHLGGVILAIGVLWMIGVMFMWWRDTVKESLGGLHSHQMDRSYRQGMIWFIFSEVMFFGAFFGALFYTRWLIVPWLSGEGSNAMTHELLWPDFQAMWPLLVAPDGRTTAAMGAWGLPAINTAILLTSSITLTIAHHALLASQRGKVIAFQAATIVLAVIFLGLQALEYSHAYHMGLTMDAGIYGSLFFLMTGFHGAHVFLGTVFMIVTFLRVLKGHYTPENHFAWEAAAWYWHFVDVVWLFLFVAVYWL; the protein is encoded by the coding sequence ATGGCAGAAAAAACGACACAATATTACGTACCCGAGAGCAGCCCCTGGCCGCTGATGGGTTCTATCGGCTTGCTGCTGATGGCCATTGGTGGCGCCAACTTCATTCAGCAGAACACCGACAAGGTACAGAACGACGGCCACCTCGGTGGTGTGATTCTGGCCATTGGCGTGCTGTGGATGATCGGCGTCATGTTCATGTGGTGGCGTGACACCGTGAAGGAATCCCTGGGCGGCCTGCACAGCCACCAGATGGACCGCTCCTACCGCCAGGGCATGATCTGGTTCATCTTCTCGGAAGTCATGTTCTTCGGCGCCTTCTTTGGCGCGCTGTTCTACACCCGCTGGCTGATCGTGCCATGGCTCAGTGGCGAAGGCAGCAATGCCATGACCCACGAGCTGCTGTGGCCGGATTTCCAGGCCATGTGGCCGCTGCTGGTCGCCCCGGATGGCCGCACCACCGCCGCCATGGGCGCCTGGGGCCTGCCGGCGATCAACACCGCGATCCTGCTGACCAGTTCGATCACCCTGACCATTGCCCACCACGCCCTGCTGGCCAGCCAGCGCGGCAAAGTGATCGCCTTCCAGGCGGCCACCATTGTGCTGGCGGTGATCTTCCTGGGCCTGCAGGCACTGGAATACTCCCACGCCTATCACATGGGCCTGACGATGGACGCGGGCATCTACGGTTCGCTGTTCTTCCTGATGACCGGTTTCCACGGTGCGCACGTATTCCTGGGCACGGTGTTCATGATCGTCACCTTCCTGCGCGTACTGAAAGGCCACTATACCCCGGAAAACCACTTCGCCTGGGAAGCGGCAGCCTGGTACTGGCACTTTGTGGACGTGGTCTGGCTGTTCCTGTTCGTGGCGGTGTACTGGCTCTGA
- a CDS encoding twin transmembrane helix small protein encodes MWWVKLLVLLLLAAVVVSLFRGLAALVKGQGREGKTARALTWRVIFSAAVLGLLFLSMYMGWLKPHDVNPTMRGGVPIEQKAPAE; translated from the coding sequence ATGTGGTGGGTAAAGCTGTTGGTGCTGTTGTTGCTCGCAGCGGTGGTGGTGTCGCTGTTTCGGGGCCTGGCGGCGCTGGTGAAAGGGCAGGGGCGTGAAGGCAAGACGGCGCGTGCGCTGACGTGGCGGGTGATCTTTTCCGCAGCGGTACTCGGCCTCCTGTTTCTGTCGATGTACATGGGCTGGCTCAAGCCGCACGACGTGAATCCGACGATGCGCGGCGGCGTGCCGATCGAGCAGAAAGCACCGGCCGAATGA
- a CDS encoding SURF1 family protein, whose product MATRQFRPGLVATLAMLVVAAVCLKAGFWQLDRGNTKARALAAYNERLAQGDQLLDNLLSLDENNHYPVRVSGEFDNRHNILLDNRTLNGVAGYHLLTPLRSDGGHWVLVNRGWIPRGPERDVLPDIPPVDGPVTVVGRTYVYSPRTFVLADDDLSQPSWPLRVQKVEMEAIAPLLGVELAPFEIRVAPDATLEQGEQLPRVWQDSVMTPERHRAYAVQWFGLAATVVIFYIVVSVRRRPQDAA is encoded by the coding sequence ATGGCAACACGTCAGTTCCGTCCTGGTCTGGTGGCGACACTGGCCATGCTGGTGGTGGCTGCCGTGTGCCTGAAAGCCGGGTTCTGGCAGCTTGACCGCGGCAACACCAAGGCCCGCGCCCTGGCTGCCTACAATGAACGCCTGGCCCAGGGTGACCAGCTCCTCGATAACCTGCTGTCACTGGACGAAAACAACCACTACCCGGTACGCGTCAGCGGCGAGTTCGACAACCGCCACAATATCCTGCTCGACAACCGCACCCTCAATGGCGTCGCCGGTTACCACCTGCTGACCCCACTGCGCAGCGACGGCGGCCACTGGGTGCTGGTCAACCGTGGCTGGATACCGCGCGGCCCCGAACGCGATGTGCTGCCCGACATCCCGCCCGTCGACGGCCCGGTTACCGTCGTCGGCCGCACCTACGTCTACAGCCCGCGCACTTTTGTGCTGGCCGATGACGACCTGTCACAGCCCTCCTGGCCGCTGCGCGTGCAGAAAGTGGAAATGGAAGCCATCGCGCCGCTACTTGGGGTAGAATTGGCGCCCTTCGAGATCCGGGTGGCCCCGGATGCCACCCTGGAGCAGGGCGAACAGTTGCCACGCGTCTGGCAGGACTCGGTGATGACACCCGAACGCCATCGCGCCTATGCCGTGCAATGGTTTGGCCTCGCCGCCACGGTGGTGATCTTCTACATCGTTGTCAGCGTCCGGCGCCGCCCGCAGGACGCCGCCTGA
- a CDS encoding SCO family protein, producing MQERSKNFLILGLIVGVFVAFFLAGRFFINPDELPRLNKGTLIVPHVSVDTLDLRDENGAPYTSEDMAGQWSLTYIANGSCDDACKNGLFYLIRQLRLSLDRDASRVRRLIIHTAEPDAGLRAFLDDNVAGMTEVRADANVIKTRLHDAMQPDTSATGHIFLISPDGMIFMWYPTHPDQDATLLEADNIRDDLKRTLKGSAIG from the coding sequence ATGCAGGAACGGAGCAAGAATTTTCTGATACTGGGCCTGATCGTCGGCGTCTTTGTCGCCTTCTTTCTCGCTGGCCGCTTCTTCATCAATCCGGACGAACTGCCGCGTCTGAACAAGGGCACCCTGATCGTGCCGCACGTCAGCGTCGACACCCTGGACCTGCGCGACGAAAACGGCGCCCCCTACACCAGCGAAGACATGGCCGGGCAGTGGAGCCTGACCTACATCGCCAACGGCTCCTGCGATGACGCCTGCAAGAACGGCCTGTTCTACCTGATCCGCCAGTTGCGCCTGTCGCTGGACCGCGATGCGAGCCGCGTACGCCGGCTGATCATCCACACCGCGGAACCGGATGCCGGGCTGCGCGCCTTCCTCGACGACAACGTCGCCGGCATGACCGAAGTGCGTGCCGACGCCAACGTGATCAAGACCCGGCTGCATGACGCCATGCAGCCGGACACCTCCGCCACCGGGCACATTTTCCTGATCAGCCCCGACGGCATGATTTTCATGTGGTATCCGACCCACCCGGACCAGGATGCCACGCTGCTCGAGGCCGACAACATCCGTGACGACCTCAAGCGCACCCTGAAAGGCTCAGCAATAGGCTAA
- a CDS encoding COX15/CtaA family protein, whose translation MSDTPHRSMAGMTGAFIWQRRLVIITILLAAGVIMLGAWTRLSDAGLGCPDWPGCYGHMDVRKAIDYVNSKNEVQPGTYREAHKTVPEMVHRYFASLLGLMILIIAALAWKNRRQSDQPVALPLALLVLVICQGILGKWTVTMGLHPTIVMLHLLGGFTTITLLCWLAAKLFRWPNFRNDCDVRSLKPLGITALAIVILQIALGGWTTANYAAVVCTELPICEEGWTTHINFVDAFTFFGHDHDGEDFEFGVLENDARTTIHVMHRFGAIATLLVVGLLAFRVVRRARCALYRNLGLTLGAVVLAQFALGVSNVVFRVPLNVAVAHNFGAVVLLVTLVLFLRAISIQPERRQPDV comes from the coding sequence ATGTCCGATACCCCCCACCGCAGCATGGCCGGCATGACCGGTGCGTTTATCTGGCAACGTCGTCTGGTGATCATCACCATCCTGCTGGCCGCAGGTGTCATCATGCTCGGCGCCTGGACGCGCCTGTCCGATGCCGGCCTGGGCTGCCCGGACTGGCCGGGCTGCTATGGCCACATGGATGTGCGCAAGGCGATCGACTATGTGAATTCGAAAAACGAAGTCCAGCCGGGCACCTATCGCGAAGCGCACAAGACCGTGCCGGAGATGGTGCATCGCTACTTCGCCAGCCTGCTCGGCCTGATGATCCTGATCATTGCCGCGCTGGCCTGGAAAAACCGCAGGCAGAGCGACCAGCCCGTGGCACTGCCTTTGGCGCTGCTGGTGCTGGTGATCTGCCAGGGCATTCTTGGCAAATGGACCGTCACCATGGGGCTGCATCCCACCATCGTGATGCTGCACCTGCTCGGCGGTTTTACCACCATCACCCTGCTCTGCTGGCTGGCCGCAAAACTGTTCCGCTGGCCGAATTTCCGCAACGACTGCGATGTGCGTTCGCTGAAGCCGCTGGGCATCACCGCACTGGCCATCGTCATTCTGCAGATCGCACTGGGTGGCTGGACCACCGCCAACTATGCCGCCGTGGTCTGCACCGAACTGCCGATCTGCGAGGAAGGCTGGACCACGCACATCAACTTCGTCGATGCCTTCACTTTCTTCGGGCATGATCACGATGGCGAGGATTTCGAGTTCGGTGTGCTGGAGAACGATGCCCGCACCACCATCCACGTGATGCACCGCTTCGGCGCCATCGCCACCCTGCTGGTGGTCGGCCTGCTGGCGTTCCGTGTGGTGCGGCGCGCACGCTGCGCGCTGTACCGCAACCTCGGCCTGACACTGGGCGCCGTGGTGCTGGCACAGTTTGCATTGGGCGTGAGCAACGTGGTGTTCCGCGTGCCGCTGAATGTCGCGGTGGCCCATAATTTCGGCGCGGTGGTATTGCTGGTCACGCTGGTGCTGTTCCTGCGTGCCATTTCCATACAGCCCGAGCGGAGGCAGCCGGATGTCTGA
- the cyoE gene encoding heme o synthase, with amino-acid sequence MSETTGWRDYLALTKPGVVLLLMVTAIAGMFLATDPPGMVPLRTLVPAFLGLTLAMMASAAINQIMDQKIDAVMARTEKRPIVTGRLNTRKAVTFAVVLAVLSMLILDQMVNRLTALLTLFGFVGYAFIYTLYLKRATPQNIVIGGLAGAIPPLLGWTAVSGEMHPYAWLLVLIIFVWTPPHFWALAIHRRDDYAKAEIPMLPVTHGIPFTRTSVLYYTILLLLTSLLPYLTGMSGLIYLVAAVVLGVIFMLHAIKLRFGNDPRTPMKTFGYSITYLFVLFAALLVDHYVPVGVLGSV; translated from the coding sequence ATGTCTGAGACGACAGGCTGGCGCGATTATCTCGCCCTGACCAAACCCGGTGTGGTGCTGCTGCTGATGGTCACCGCCATTGCCGGCATGTTCCTCGCCACCGATCCGCCCGGCATGGTGCCGCTGCGCACGCTGGTGCCGGCGTTTCTGGGGCTGACCCTGGCGATGATGGCCTCGGCCGCCATCAACCAGATCATGGACCAGAAAATCGATGCGGTGATGGCGCGCACGGAAAAACGCCCGATCGTCACCGGCCGCCTGAACACGCGCAAGGCCGTGACCTTCGCGGTGGTGCTGGCGGTGCTGTCGATGCTGATTCTGGATCAGATGGTCAACCGTCTCACCGCACTGCTGACGCTGTTCGGCTTTGTCGGATACGCGTTCATCTACACGCTGTATCTTAAACGCGCGACGCCGCAGAACATCGTCATCGGCGGCCTGGCCGGTGCCATTCCGCCCCTGCTCGGCTGGACCGCCGTGTCCGGCGAGATGCATCCGTACGCCTGGCTGCTGGTGCTGATCATTTTCGTCTGGACGCCACCGCACTTCTGGGCACTGGCGATTCATCGCCGCGACGACTACGCCAAGGCGGAAATCCCGATGCTGCCGGTGACACACGGCATCCCGTTTACCCGCACCAGCGTGCTGTACTACACCATCCTGTTGCTGCTGACATCGCTGCTGCCCTACCTGACCGGCATGAGCGGCCTGATCTATCTGGTCGCTGCCGTCGTGCTCGGCGTGATTTTCATGCTGCACGCCATCAAGCTGCGTTTCGGCAATGACCCACGCACGCCGATGAAAACCTTCGGCTATTCCATTACCTATCTGTTCGTCCTGTTCGCCGCCCTGCTGGTGGATCATTACGTGCCTGTTGGTGTGCTTGGCAGCGTCTGA
- a CDS encoding LemA family protein has protein sequence MGTFLFLGIAALIVVLAISVYNRLITLRNRFKNAFAQIDVQLQRRHDLIPNLVEAARAYMAHEKDTLSRVTEARNQAESARQAARSKPDDAGAIAGLGRAESVLSGSLANFLAVSENYPDLKANQSIAELMEELSSTENRVGFARQAFNDAVMDYNTYREQVPNNLVAAMFGSTFQHAELLEIETPEARKAPKVQF, from the coding sequence ATGGGTACGTTTCTCTTCCTCGGGATCGCCGCACTGATCGTGGTGCTGGCCATCTCCGTCTACAACCGTCTGATCACGCTGCGCAATCGCTTCAAGAACGCCTTTGCGCAGATCGACGTGCAACTGCAGCGCCGCCATGACCTGATCCCGAATCTGGTCGAAGCCGCCCGTGCCTATATGGCGCACGAGAAAGACACCCTCAGCCGTGTCACCGAAGCCCGCAACCAGGCCGAAAGCGCACGCCAGGCGGCGCGCAGCAAACCGGACGACGCCGGCGCCATTGCCGGGCTCGGCCGTGCCGAATCCGTGCTGTCCGGTTCACTGGCAAATTTCCTCGCCGTCTCGGAAAACTATCCGGACCTGAAAGCCAACCAGAGCATCGCCGAACTGATGGAAGAGCTGTCCTCTACCGAAAACCGGGTCGGCTTTGCCCGGCAGGCGTTCAACGATGCGGTAATGGATTACAACACCTACCGTGAGCAGGTGCCGAACAACCTCGTTGCGGCAATGTTCGGCAGCACGTTCCAGCACGCCGAGCTGCTGGAGATCGAGACACCGGAAGCCCGCAAGGCACCGAAGGTCCAGTTCTGA
- a CDS encoding M48 family metallopeptidase: MNFFEHQTRARRRTGLLVVYFTLALLLTMAAVNLAGLLAWHWLLQPISLAAWLRSPAALWLAGITLLVVAGGSAVRFWQLRGGGSALAGMLQARRIDPDTHLAEERQLVNVVEEMAIASGIPVPQLFVLDNEPAINALVAGFRPTETSVIVTRGALQQLDRDELQGVIAHEFSHVFNADMRLNLRLIAALAGILAIGKTGEFLMHSMRYGSHRSGRNNGAAAVFVVGAALMAIGYIGLFFGRLIKAAISRQRELLADAGSVQFTRNPAGIAGALIRIRNGDGSHLNSRHAEDMSHMCFGETLTFRLRGLLATHPSVDERLAALGTPWLARARVDARQRSATATAPAPESAPAQTHAFAETATAMAAAMPPVARAADTVGTVTPAHLGYARRIHESIPEHLHTALHRSDEAELVMYALVLSVSDGAPGVLLDTLALPPASAERVSQRLRQIQALGTRLRLPLADLAIPALKQAPQADRDRLLARLDTLIRADQRVTLFEFVLTHILADHLGHGAHRNPTVAFRSYRPLAADIRLLLSVMVHASGARDDTATRQFRGLSAAVLPPGTALLPISECKLDALSRALQRLARLTPLLKAGLVDACADAVLADGRVQVAEAELLRAVCTLLDCPMPPLFTSDQTT; the protein is encoded by the coding sequence ATGAATTTCTTCGAACACCAGACCCGCGCGCGCCGGCGCACGGGTCTGCTGGTGGTCTACTTCACGCTGGCCCTGCTGCTGACCATGGCGGCAGTGAACCTCGCCGGCCTGCTGGCCTGGCACTGGCTGCTGCAACCGATCAGCCTGGCTGCCTGGCTGCGCTCGCCAGCCGCACTTTGGCTCGCCGGCATCACGCTGCTGGTGGTGGCCGGCGGCAGCGCAGTGCGTTTCTGGCAACTGCGCGGCGGGGGCTCCGCGCTGGCCGGCATGCTGCAGGCGCGCCGCATCGACCCGGACACGCACCTCGCCGAAGAACGGCAACTGGTCAACGTGGTCGAGGAAATGGCCATCGCCTCCGGCATCCCGGTGCCGCAGTTGTTTGTGCTCGACAACGAACCGGCCATCAATGCCCTGGTGGCCGGCTTCCGCCCTACCGAAACCAGCGTGATCGTCACCCGTGGTGCGCTGCAGCAACTTGATCGCGATGAACTGCAGGGTGTGATCGCCCACGAGTTCAGCCACGTCTTCAATGCCGACATGCGCCTGAACCTGCGCCTGATCGCCGCACTGGCCGGCATTCTCGCCATTGGCAAGACCGGCGAATTCCTGATGCACAGCATGCGCTACGGCAGCCACCGCAGCGGCCGCAACAACGGCGCGGCTGCGGTGTTTGTGGTGGGCGCCGCGCTGATGGCGATCGGTTACATCGGGCTGTTCTTCGGTCGCCTGATCAAGGCCGCCATCTCACGCCAGCGCGAACTGCTGGCCGATGCCGGTTCCGTGCAGTTCACCCGCAACCCGGCGGGCATTGCCGGCGCACTGATCCGCATCCGCAACGGTGACGGCTCGCACCTGAACAGCCGCCATGCCGAAGACATGAGCCACATGTGTTTTGGCGAGACACTCACCTTCCGCTTACGCGGCCTGCTGGCCACTCACCCGAGTGTGGATGAACGGCTGGCTGCACTGGGTACGCCGTGGCTGGCGCGGGCCCGGGTCGATGCCCGCCAGCGCTCAGCCACCGCCACGGCACCGGCGCCTGAATCCGCGCCGGCGCAGACGCATGCGTTCGCCGAAACAGCCACCGCCATGGCAGCTGCCATGCCACCGGTGGCACGCGCTGCGGACACCGTCGGGACCGTCACGCCGGCACATCTGGGTTATGCGCGCCGTATTCATGAGTCCATCCCCGAGCACCTGCACACGGCACTGCACCGCAGTGATGAAGCAGAACTGGTGATGTACGCACTGGTGCTCAGCGTCTCCGACGGCGCGCCCGGCGTGCTGCTCGACACCCTGGCACTGCCGCCCGCCTCGGCAGAGCGCGTCAGCCAGCGCCTGCGTCAGATACAGGCCCTGGGCACCCGGTTGCGGCTGCCACTGGCAGACCTGGCCATCCCGGCGCTCAAGCAGGCACCGCAGGCGGATCGCGACCGGCTGCTGGCGCGCCTGGACACCCTGATCCGTGCCGACCAGCGCGTTACCCTGTTCGAATTCGTGCTCACCCATATCCTGGCCGACCACCTCGGCCACGGCGCGCACCGCAACCCGACGGTGGCATTTCGCAGCTACCGCCCGCTGGCGGCGGATATCCGCCTGCTGCTGTCGGTCATGGTGCATGCCTCCGGCGCCCGCGACGACACCGCGACCCGGCAATTCCGTGGCCTGAGCGCAGCGGTGCTGCCACCGGGCACGGCGCTGCTGCCCATCAGTGAGTGCAAGCTGGATGCCCTGTCCCGTGCATTGCAGCGCCTGGCCCGGCTGACACCGTTGCTGAAGGCAGGGCTGGTGGATGCCTGTGCGGATGCCGTGCTCGCCGACGGGCGCGTGCAGGTGGCGGAAGCCGAGTTGCTGCGGGCAGTCTGTACGTTGCTGGATTGCCCCATGCCGCCGCTGTTCACCAGCGATCAGACCACCTGA